A window from Alphaproteobacteria bacterium encodes these proteins:
- a CDS encoding EAL domain-containing protein, which translates to MVGEGTQDGSSHRARTLKSERDRFVAFAFSTSDMLLELDSARRIVFAAGATSALTGRDPGELAGISVLDLVRGSDRPILRQVLDSMNQGKRVENLTIHLNPGGGSAARVILLGYRLREMAGRYFLAFRIPGAESAGLVRDLAQREGETALFTEASFAERAGHRLASAQAAGEAVSLTFVDIPGLPKLEKQLDVAAQTELKAYLGACLRSFSLDGDMAGTMAEDKFSLVHRANTDIGELRQQIATYSAEIDPGGKGLEVETATLPMDAGELDENVAARVLVYAFSHFKGRGQKPFTLKTISDGLSGVLEETSARVRDLQIIMRERAFDMVYQPILDLRTRQIRRFEALVRLRNQGPQESPMAMVAFAEDVGKMEEFDLAIIRMVMDWMMSAEGRRTGAKISVNIAGTSINSQPFVTRLNAMLRGNRQLKGRLGFEITEYGRIHDLDAANRLIQELRVAGHAISLDDFGTGEMTYSILRAINVDAVKIDGKYVREALKSPRDRAFLKAIGVLCHELQVSSVAEMIEDEATAALVLDCGIEMGQGYLFGRPDRDIRRFLTAAAGPHPGSGPRPARAAALPNGRAG; encoded by the coding sequence ATGGTGGGTGAGGGAACTCAGGACGGATCGAGCCATCGCGCCCGGACGCTCAAAAGTGAGCGGGACCGGTTCGTCGCCTTTGCCTTTTCCACCTCGGACATGCTCCTCGAGCTGGATTCCGCGCGCCGCATCGTTTTCGCTGCCGGCGCCACATCCGCGCTGACCGGCCGCGATCCGGGCGAGCTTGCGGGGATATCCGTTCTCGACCTGGTGCGGGGGAGCGACCGGCCGATCCTGCGCCAGGTTCTCGATTCGATGAACCAGGGCAAACGCGTCGAGAACCTGACGATCCATCTGAATCCGGGCGGCGGTTCGGCGGCCCGTGTCATTCTTCTCGGCTACCGGCTTCGCGAAATGGCCGGGCGCTATTTTCTCGCTTTCCGGATTCCCGGCGCCGAAAGCGCCGGGCTTGTCCGCGACCTGGCCCAGCGCGAGGGGGAGACCGCGCTCTTTACCGAGGCGAGCTTCGCCGAACGGGCCGGGCACCGCCTCGCCTCGGCGCAGGCGGCGGGCGAAGCGGTCAGTCTGACCTTTGTCGATATCCCGGGGCTGCCCAAACTCGAGAAGCAACTCGACGTGGCCGCGCAAACCGAGCTCAAGGCCTATCTCGGCGCCTGCCTGCGGTCGTTTTCGCTCGATGGCGACATGGCCGGCACAATGGCCGAGGACAAGTTCAGCCTGGTCCATCGCGCCAATACTGACATAGGTGAGTTGCGTCAGCAGATCGCCACCTACAGCGCCGAGATCGATCCCGGAGGCAAGGGGCTCGAGGTCGAGACAGCGACCCTGCCCATGGATGCGGGCGAGCTCGACGAGAACGTGGCGGCCCGGGTCCTGGTTTATGCCTTCAGCCACTTCAAGGGGCGCGGTCAGAAGCCCTTTACGCTCAAGACCATCTCCGACGGCCTGTCGGGCGTGCTCGAGGAGACTTCGGCCAGGGTCCGCGACCTGCAAATCATCATGCGCGAGCGGGCCTTCGACATGGTTTATCAGCCCATTCTTGATCTTCGGACCCGCCAGATCCGGCGCTTCGAGGCGCTGGTGCGACTGCGTAATCAGGGCCCGCAAGAATCGCCCATGGCCATGGTCGCCTTCGCCGAAGATGTCGGCAAGATGGAAGAATTTGATCTTGCCATCATCCGCATGGTTATGGACTGGATGATGAGCGCCGAAGGCCGGCGGACCGGGGCAAAAATCTCGGTGAACATCGCGGGCACCTCAATCAATTCGCAGCCCTTTGTCACGCGCCTCAACGCCATGCTGCGCGGCAATCGGCAACTCAAGGGGCGGCTCGGCTTCGAGATTACCGAATACGGCCGGATCCACGATCTGGACGCGGCCAATCGATTGATTCAGGAACTGCGCGTGGCCGGGCATGCCATCAGCCTTGACGATTTCGGTACTGGCGAGATGACCTATTCGATCCTGCGCGCAATCAACGTGGACGCGGTCAAGATCGACGGCAAATATGTCCGAGAAGCGCTGAAATCACCGCGCGATCGTGCCTTCCTCAAGGCCATTGGCGTGCTGTGCCATGAACTGCAGGTCAGCTCGGTGGCCGAGATGATCGAGGACGAGGCGACGGCGGCGCTGGTTCTGGACTGCGGCATCGAGATGGGTCAGGGCTACCTGTTCGGCCGGCCGGACAGGGATATCCGCCGGTTCCTGACCGCTGCCGCCGGGCCTCACCCGGGTTCCGGCCCCCGGCCGGCCAGGGCAGCGGCACTGCCGAACGGGCGGGCGGGTTAG
- a CDS encoding pyrimidine 5'-nucleotidase, with the protein MAENSPDKNADPGSEASLLSHVEHWVFDLDNTLYPSSEALFSEVDQRMGDFIATRLSLSYEDARKVQKEYFHQYGTTLRGLMIHHDVDPHEFLSHVHTVDVGRLSPNPRLDSVLSRIEGHKVIYTNATTHHARNVLERLGVSRHFPDVFDIIAADFIPKPDIRSYRALLARYDIRPEAAVLFEDVPRNLEPARALGMTTVLIQTDHEWSRFGEIGAHIDHVVDNLTDWLHHALPEIVPDPSEA; encoded by the coding sequence ATGGCCGAGAATTCCCCCGATAAAAACGCCGATCCCGGGTCCGAGGCATCCCTTCTGTCTCATGTCGAGCATTGGGTCTTCGATCTCGACAACACGCTGTACCCGTCAAGCGAAGCCCTGTTTAGTGAGGTCGATCAGCGCATGGGCGACTTTATCGCCACGCGCCTGTCACTTTCCTACGAGGACGCACGGAAGGTTCAAAAGGAATATTTTCATCAGTACGGCACGACGCTGCGCGGCCTGATGATCCATCATGACGTCGATCCTCATGAGTTCCTGAGCCATGTCCACACGGTCGATGTCGGCAGGCTGAGCCCCAACCCGCGCCTCGATTCCGTTCTTTCACGGATCGAGGGGCACAAGGTCATCTATACGAACGCCACGACACACCATGCGCGCAATGTGCTCGAGCGCCTTGGCGTCAGCCGTCACTTCCCCGACGTCTTCGATATCATCGCGGCCGATTTCATTCCGAAACCGGATATCCGCTCCTATCGCGCCTTACTGGCGCGCTATGACATTCGCCCCGAAGCGGCCGTGCTGTTCGAGGACGTGCCCCGCAACCTGGAGCCGGCGCGCGCGCTCGGCATGACGACGGTGCTGATCCAGACCGATCACGAGTGGTCGCGGTTCGGCGAGATTGGCGCCCATATCGATCATGTGGTCGATAACCTGACGGACTGGCTGCACCACGCCCTGCCCGAAATCGTGCCGGACCCGTCCGAGGCCTGA
- the dapD gene encoding 2,3,4,5-tetrahydropyridine-2,6-dicarboxylate N-succinyltransferase has product MSNDDLEVRINDAWEARDSISPDTTGAHREAVLAALDQLDRGERRVAEPGPDGWTVNEWLKKAVLLFFRLNDMVAVPGGPVDPARGPASWFDKVPSKFAGWDTADFRAAGFRAVPNCVVRYSAHVAPGVVLMPSFVNIGAYVDSGTMIDTWATVGSCAQIGKNCHISGGAGIGGVLEPLQANPVIIEDQCFIGARSEIAEGVTIGTGAVISMGVFIGASTKIVDRETGEITRGRVPPYSVVVPGVLPGKTRDDGSVAPGLACAVIVKKVDAQTRGKTSINELLRD; this is encoded by the coding sequence ATGAGCAACGACGATCTTGAAGTCCGGATCAACGACGCCTGGGAGGCGCGCGACAGCATCTCGCCCGATACCACGGGCGCCCATCGCGAGGCCGTCCTGGCCGCCCTCGACCAGCTTGACCGGGGCGAGCGGCGCGTGGCCGAGCCCGGCCCGGATGGCTGGACAGTCAATGAATGGCTCAAGAAGGCGGTGCTGCTGTTTTTCCGATTGAACGACATGGTGGCGGTGCCGGGCGGGCCGGTGGATCCGGCGCGCGGCCCGGCGAGCTGGTTCGACAAGGTGCCGTCCAAATTTGCGGGCTGGGATACCGCGGATTTTCGCGCCGCCGGATTCCGCGCCGTCCCCAACTGCGTCGTCCGCTACTCCGCCCATGTCGCGCCCGGCGTGGTGCTGATGCCCAGCTTCGTCAATATCGGCGCTTATGTGGATTCCGGCACCATGATCGACACCTGGGCGACGGTCGGCTCCTGCGCCCAGATCGGGAAGAACTGCCACATTTCGGGCGGGGCCGGTATCGGTGGCGTGCTGGAGCCGCTTCAGGCCAATCCCGTCATCATCGAGGATCAGTGCTTTATCGGCGCTCGCAGCGAGATTGCCGAAGGTGTCACCATCGGCACCGGCGCGGTCATTTCCATGGGCGTTTTCATCGGCGCATCCACGAAGATCGTCGATCGGGAGACCGGGGAGATCACGCGCGGTCGGGTGCCGCCCTATTCCGTCGTCGTGCCGGGGGTGCTGCCAGGCAAGACCCGCGACGACGGCAGCGTGGCGCCCGGTCTGGCCTGCGCGGTCATCGTCAAGAAGGTCGATGCGCAGACGCGCGGCAAGACGTCGATCAATGAACTGCTCCGCGATTAG
- the dapE gene encoding succinyl-diaminopimelate desuccinylase codes for MADIDPVDLSVALIRCPSVTPEEAGALDVLGEALKGLGFTVTRLPFSDPGSPAVDNLFARLGSGRPHFCFAGHTDVVPVGDRDAWTDDPFAATRRDGTIFGRGAADMKCAIAAFTAATADFLARRGDGFAGAISLLITGDEEGPAVNGTRKVLEWLAAQGEVPDACLVGEPTNPEKLGQMIKIGRRGSLVGELTVRGTAGHSAYPHLADNPIRRLVPMLAALNEAELDKGNAHFQPSTVEITTIDVGNEATNVIPATAFARFNIRFNDEHSGASLETWLRRTFDAIGGDYDLSVSVSGESFLTEPGPLSDLVSAAAERVTGVRPELSTTGGTSDARFIQAYCPVVEFGMVGKTMHKVDEQASVDDIEALRRIYDEVLDGFFPA; via the coding sequence ATGGCGGACATCGACCCGGTTGATTTGTCGGTAGCGCTCATCCGCTGCCCCAGCGTCACGCCCGAAGAGGCGGGCGCGCTCGACGTGCTGGGCGAAGCCCTGAAGGGCCTCGGCTTTACCGTCACGCGGCTGCCCTTTTCCGATCCCGGAAGCCCCGCCGTCGATAATCTCTTCGCCCGGCTGGGCAGTGGTCGGCCGCATTTCTGCTTTGCCGGCCATACCGATGTGGTGCCCGTGGGTGATCGTGACGCCTGGACGGACGATCCGTTCGCGGCAACCCGCCGGGACGGCACGATCTTCGGCCGGGGTGCCGCCGACATGAAATGCGCGATTGCCGCCTTCACGGCCGCGACGGCTGACTTCCTGGCCCGTCGCGGGGACGGTTTCGCGGGCGCCATCAGCCTGCTGATTACCGGCGACGAGGAAGGCCCCGCCGTCAACGGCACCCGCAAGGTGCTGGAATGGCTGGCGGCGCAGGGAGAGGTGCCCGATGCCTGCCTCGTGGGCGAGCCGACCAACCCGGAAAAGCTTGGCCAGATGATCAAGATCGGCCGCCGCGGCAGCCTGGTGGGCGAACTGACGGTGCGCGGCACGGCCGGGCATTCCGCCTACCCCCATCTGGCGGACAACCCGATCCGGCGCCTCGTGCCGATGCTGGCGGCGCTGAACGAGGCCGAGCTGGATAAGGGCAACGCCCATTTCCAGCCGTCCACCGTCGAAATCACGACGATCGATGTCGGCAATGAAGCAACCAACGTGATCCCTGCGACCGCCTTTGCGCGGTTCAATATCCGGTTCAATGACGAACACAGCGGCGCCTCGCTCGAGACCTGGCTGCGCCGGACTTTTGATGCGATCGGCGGCGATTACGATCTGAGCGTCAGCGTTTCGGGCGAATCCTTTCTGACCGAGCCGGGGCCTCTGAGCGATCTCGTCAGCGCCGCGGCTGAACGGGTGACGGGAGTGAGGCCCGAATTATCGACCACGGGCGGAACGTCGGATGCCCGCTTCATCCAGGCCTATTGCCCGGTAGTGGAATTCGGGATGGTGGGAAAAACCATGCACAAGGTGGACGAGCAAGCCAGCGTTGACGATATCGAGGCGCTGCGTCGCATCTATGACGAGGTGCTGGACGGCTTCTTCCCCGCCTGA
- the truA gene encoding tRNA pseudouridine(38-40) synthase TruA gives MTRYRLVIEYDGGPFQGWQRQANGLGVQEVLEDAVFAFCGERTRVYGAGRTDAGVHALGQVAHVDIEKQVVGDTVRRALNFHLKAHPVSVLEAQAVAEDFHARFDAVRRRYLYRILNRGPAPTLDLNRVWHVPVPLDAPAMHAAAQHLLGEHDFTTFRAQMCQARSPVKTLDRLDVRQEGDEIRITAEARSFLHHQVRNLVGTLRLVGEGKWTAADLRAALVARDRAAGGPTAPPWGLYLVSVDYA, from the coding sequence GTGACCCGTTATCGCCTGGTGATCGAGTATGACGGCGGGCCGTTTCAGGGTTGGCAGCGCCAGGCCAACGGCCTGGGCGTGCAGGAAGTGCTGGAAGACGCTGTTTTCGCCTTCTGTGGGGAACGAACGCGGGTATATGGCGCCGGCCGCACCGATGCCGGCGTCCATGCGCTCGGCCAGGTGGCCCATGTCGATATCGAGAAGCAGGTGGTGGGCGATACGGTGCGTCGTGCGCTCAATTTCCATCTGAAGGCGCACCCCGTCTCGGTGCTCGAGGCGCAGGCAGTCGCGGAAGATTTCCATGCCCGCTTCGATGCCGTCCGCCGGCGCTACCTGTACCGCATTCTCAACCGCGGCCCCGCCCCGACCCTTGATCTGAATCGGGTCTGGCACGTGCCGGTGCCGCTTGACGCGCCCGCAATGCATGCGGCCGCGCAGCATCTCCTCGGCGAACATGATTTCACGACTTTCCGCGCCCAGATGTGCCAGGCCAGATCGCCGGTCAAAACCCTCGATCGCCTCGATGTCCGGCAGGAAGGGGATGAAATTCGCATCACTGCCGAGGCCCGGTCCTTCCTCCACCATCAGGTCCGCAATCTGGTCGGCACGCTGCGGCTGGTGGGCGAGGGGAAATGGACGGCGGCCGATCTCCGGGCGGCTCTGGTCGCTCGCGACCGCGCCGCCGGCGGTCCTACGGCTCCGCCCTGGGGCCTGTACCTTGTTTCTGTAGATTATGCATAA
- the fmt gene encoding methionyl-tRNA formyltransferase, producing MTTGQLRVVFMGSPDFAVPALRAISGAGYDIPAVYTQPPRPRGRGHRELATPVHLEAERLGLRVHHPRDFRQEEERDRFRALAADVAVVAAYGLILPEAILAAPRFGCLNIHASLLPRWRGAAPIQRAILAGDRETGISIMRMERGLDTGPVVSRRAVAIDALDAGQLHDRLSDLGAEMILAALDTLALSGRLVARPQDPVEASYAAKISPDEAAIDWTQPAQDILRLIRAFAPRPGAWFVLPGTDEARGRGPDPGPGRRVKVLHAALAATGVSGAPGEVLDDGLCVACGAGALHLLEVQRAGRARMSAAEFLRGHVLPPGTRLPPVPLTGAERRPGAGS from the coding sequence ATGACGACGGGACAGCTCAGGGTGGTCTTCATGGGATCACCGGACTTCGCGGTGCCGGCGCTCCGGGCCATCTCCGGCGCCGGATATGATATTCCCGCCGTCTATACCCAGCCGCCCCGCCCGCGTGGGCGCGGCCACCGCGAACTCGCGACGCCGGTGCACCTCGAAGCCGAGCGCCTCGGCCTCCGGGTGCACCATCCGCGGGATTTCAGGCAGGAGGAGGAGCGCGACCGGTTCCGCGCGCTCGCGGCCGATGTGGCGGTGGTGGCCGCCTATGGCCTGATCCTGCCGGAGGCGATCCTTGCGGCGCCGCGCTTCGGGTGTCTTAACATCCACGCCTCTCTCCTGCCGCGCTGGCGCGGGGCCGCCCCCATCCAGCGCGCGATCCTGGCAGGAGACCGGGAGACCGGCATCTCCATCATGCGGATGGAAAGGGGACTCGATACCGGCCCCGTGGTCAGCCGGCGGGCGGTAGCGATCGACGCGCTCGATGCGGGCCAGCTCCATGACCGGCTGTCCGATCTCGGGGCCGAGATGATACTGGCGGCGCTCGACACCCTCGCCCTGTCCGGCCGGCTCGTTGCTCGCCCGCAGGACCCGGTCGAGGCCAGCTATGCCGCGAAGATTTCTCCGGACGAGGCCGCGATCGACTGGACGCAACCGGCGCAAGACATTCTCCGGCTCATCCGCGCCTTCGCCCCCCGGCCGGGCGCCTGGTTTGTCTTGCCCGGCACCGATGAGGCCAGGGGTCGGGGGCCTGATCCGGGCCCCGGGCGCCGGGTCAAGGTGCTCCATGCCGCCCTGGCGGCGACCGGGGTTTCGGGAGCGCCCGGCGAAGTTCTCGATGACGGGCTCTGTGTTGCCTGCGGTGCGGGGGCTCTTCATCTTCTCGAGGTGCAGCGCGCCGGCAGGGCGCGGATGAGTGCGGCCGAATTCCTCCGCGGGCATGTGTTGCCCCCCGGGACCCGCCTGCCGCCGGTACCATTGACGGGCGCGGAGAGACGTCCGGGGGCGGGCTCGTGA
- the def gene encoding peptide deformylase, translating to MAKREILTAPDPRLKKVSTPVDRVDDNVRALMDDMLETMYAAPGIGLAAPQVGVLKRVIVVDIARDGESPQPLKMANPEIIDVSDADNSWEEGCLSVPDHYAEVVRPAEATVRFLDADNEIREARLSGLLATVVQHEIDHLDGILFIDRLSSIKRNMILRKLIKARKLAATPA from the coding sequence ATGGCCAAACGCGAAATCCTGACAGCCCCCGATCCGCGCCTGAAAAAGGTGTCGACCCCGGTCGACCGGGTGGACGACAACGTGCGGGCGTTGATGGACGACATGCTCGAGACCATGTACGCGGCGCCGGGGATCGGTCTGGCCGCGCCGCAGGTGGGCGTGCTCAAACGGGTGATCGTGGTGGATATCGCGCGCGACGGAGAATCGCCCCAGCCCCTCAAGATGGCCAATCCTGAAATCATCGACGTTTCTGACGCGGATAATAGCTGGGAGGAAGGTTGCCTGTCGGTCCCGGATCATTACGCCGAGGTCGTACGCCCTGCCGAGGCAACGGTGCGCTTCTTGGATGCGGACAACGAGATTCGCGAGGCGCGTCTGTCGGGCCTTCTGGCAACGGTGGTGCAGCACGAGATCGATCATCTCGATGGCATCCTGTTCATCGACCGGCTGTCGAGCATCAAGCGTAATATGATCCTTCGCAAACTGATCAAGGCCAGGAAACTCGCCGCGACGCCGGCCTGA
- the rmuC gene encoding DNA recombination protein RmuC, whose protein sequence is MVDPWFLAILTAAILGAAGIIGACLFAALRRPAASPAAEGDKMAELSARLSQLLEHNQTSQDQMSQRLLAQERHLNERLGQVGDKLTTTLDKLSDKNETSLTDLKQRIAVIDAAQKNIADLSGQVTTLQEIFSNKQARGAFGERMMEDMVRDQLPPSVYGFQVKLSNGTLVDCVLRFPEPLGQLSVDSKFPREAYQALRKAGDPEGEARARRAFGAAINKHVKDIAGKYIIPGETAEVALMFVPSEAIFAELHDRHTDVVDAALRAKVYPVSPLTFWATLNVMRTVMRDVRMHEQARLIQHEVLEMMKDVNRLDDRASKLESHFDLARDDIRKVRISTDKLLKRGEKIQGAELEPPEGEATEKAISLDEHRAGRHH, encoded by the coding sequence ATGGTGGATCCCTGGTTTCTGGCGATACTGACGGCCGCCATTCTGGGGGCGGCCGGCATCATCGGCGCGTGCCTCTTCGCCGCGCTCAGGCGGCCAGCCGCCAGCCCCGCGGCCGAGGGCGACAAGATGGCCGAACTTTCGGCCCGCCTCAGCCAGCTCCTCGAACACAACCAGACGAGCCAGGACCAGATGTCCCAGCGCCTCCTGGCGCAGGAGCGCCATCTCAACGAACGCCTGGGTCAGGTGGGTGACAAGCTGACCACGACGCTGGACAAGCTGTCAGACAAGAACGAAACCTCGCTCACCGATCTCAAGCAGCGCATCGCGGTGATCGACGCGGCGCAGAAGAATATCGCTGATCTGTCCGGCCAGGTGACGACGTTGCAGGAAATCTTTTCCAACAAGCAGGCGCGCGGCGCGTTTGGCGAGCGCATGATGGAAGACATGGTGCGCGACCAGTTGCCGCCCAGCGTCTACGGATTCCAGGTGAAGCTTTCCAACGGCACGCTGGTGGATTGCGTCCTCCGGTTTCCCGAGCCCCTGGGCCAGCTCAGTGTGGACAGCAAATTTCCGCGCGAAGCCTACCAGGCGCTGCGCAAGGCAGGCGACCCCGAAGGCGAGGCCCGGGCGCGTCGGGCCTTTGGCGCGGCGATCAACAAGCATGTCAAGGACATTGCGGGCAAATACATCATCCCCGGCGAGACGGCCGAGGTCGCGCTGATGTTCGTGCCGAGTGAGGCGATCTTCGCCGAACTGCATGACCGGCATACCGATGTCGTGGACGCGGCGCTGCGCGCCAAGGTCTATCCCGTCTCGCCTTTGACGTTCTGGGCGACTCTCAACGTCATGCGGACGGTGATGCGCGACGTGCGCATGCATGAACAGGCGCGTCTCATCCAGCACGAGGTCCTCGAGATGATGAAGGACGTGAACCGGCTCGATGATCGCGCCAGCAAGCTGGAAAGCCATTTCGATTTGGCGCGCGACGATATCCGCAAAGTACGGATATCGACTGACAAGCTGCTCAAGCGCGGCGAGAAGATTCAGGGGGCGGAACTGGAGCCCCCCGAGGGCGAGGCCACGGAGAAAGCCATTTCGCTCGACGAACACCGCGCCGGGCGGCACCATTAG
- the recR gene encoding recombination mediator RecR produces the protein MVTTDIDRLIHLLAKLPGLGPRSARRAALFLLKRRESLMQPLAQALAGAAESVRNCAVCGNLDTVDPCSVCRDSERDKSLVCVVQEVGDLWAIERTASYKGLYHVVGGTLSALDGIRPEDLNLASLRGRVGAGEIREVILALGATVDGQTTAHYIADHLGETGVQITRLARGLPVGGELDYMDDGTLQLALRTRNPV, from the coding sequence ATGGTCACGACGGACATCGACCGCCTGATCCATCTCCTGGCGAAACTTCCCGGTCTCGGACCGCGCTCGGCGCGCCGTGCCGCGCTCTTTCTTCTCAAGCGCCGCGAAAGCCTGATGCAGCCGCTGGCCCAGGCGCTGGCGGGCGCGGCGGAGAGCGTCAGAAACTGTGCCGTCTGCGGCAATCTCGACACAGTCGATCCGTGCTCGGTCTGTCGTGATTCCGAGCGCGACAAGTCGCTGGTCTGCGTCGTGCAGGAGGTGGGTGATCTCTGGGCGATCGAGCGCACGGCCTCCTACAAGGGGCTGTATCATGTCGTGGGCGGAACCCTGTCGGCGCTGGACGGAATCCGGCCGGAAGATCTCAATCTCGCCTCCCTGAGGGGCCGCGTCGGGGCGGGCGAAATTCGCGAGGTCATCCTTGCTCTCGGCGCCACGGTGGATGGCCAGACGACGGCCCATTACATCGCCGATCACCTGGGCGAAACGGGGGTGCAAATTACCCGGCTCGCGCGGGGGCTGCCGGTTGGAGGCGAATTGGACTACATGGATGACGGAACGCTGCAACTGGCGCTGCGCACCCGGAACCCCGTTTAG
- a CDS encoding YbaB/EbfC family nucleoid-associated protein codes for MKNLGQMLKQAQKMQADMQAAQERLAEAEVTGQAGGGMVEAVVSGKGELRKVRIDPALVSGEDVEVLEDLIVAAVNDGRQKAEAMASEEMSKVTGGLELPPGINLPF; via the coding sequence GTGAAGAATCTGGGCCAGATGTTGAAGCAGGCGCAAAAGATGCAGGCCGATATGCAGGCCGCGCAGGAACGGCTGGCCGAAGCCGAGGTAACGGGTCAGGCGGGGGGCGGCATGGTCGAGGCTGTGGTCTCGGGCAAGGGTGAATTGCGCAAGGTCCGGATCGATCCCGCACTGGTCTCGGGCGAGGATGTCGAGGTCCTGGAAGATCTTATCGTCGCCGCCGTCAATGACGGCCGGCAGAAGGCCGAGGCCATGGCCAGCGAGGAAATGTCCAAAGTCACGGGCGGGCTCGAATTGCCGCCTGGCATCAACCTGCCTTTCTGA